Below is a genomic region from Medicago truncatula cultivar Jemalong A17 chromosome 3, MtrunA17r5.0-ANR, whole genome shotgun sequence.
TGCCTACCTTATTcatatggatgggtagacggcGTACATGATTAGTCGCTTTTCTTGGTGAGTATGCTTGGAGGATAGCTTTGGTCGGAGCTACCTCATTTACCGTTTTGATGTCGTATTTCCTAGGGCTCTGATTAGGGGTCGATCTAgatgttttattattatatatctgTTGGGGATTTTTGAGACTATGTAGTACTATGAGTTGTATGATGACATGGTTACTtggtgacttattttattatggttGACTGGTgtgatgattattgttattcGATGGAGAGATTTATTAttattccgctgcgatgttttgagaaaaattttGTGCATGCTTAATGAATCAGAGGCAATGTAACATCTAAATTCTATATGATTGAATTATTTGCGTAAATTATTGCTTTTAGAGTTTAAGGTGTTACACCGTCTACCTTTGCTTTTCAGGTCATCGCCCTCCCAGCTCCTAACTACACGGACGGACCTGACAATACTGTTTGGGGAGGAACCAACACTAGGAAATTCACAATTCAAAGTGCCTATGAATCTCTAAACAATAGAGCTCAGTCTATCGAGGGAGAATGGAAGGCCTTGTGGAGTTGGAAAGGCCCTCATAGAATTCAAACTTTTATGTGGATGGCGGCTCATGAGCGACTTCTCGCTAATTATCGTAGGAGCAAATGGGGTGTCGGAATATCTACCACATGCTCTGGATGTGATAAAAACAATGAAACCACTATTCATGTTTTGCGGGATTTCCCTATAGCAACACAAACTTGGATAAGGTTAGTCCCTTCAAATCaaatctctaattttttttcatttaactgCAGGATTGGATCTTCGAGAATATCAATCATCAGCTGCATGGTATTCAGAATAAAAACTGGAGAACAACTATTTTAGTGGTTTGCAGGCACATATGGATGTGGAGGGAGGAACAAAACTGTTTTTTAGGATGATTTTCGTCGTCCGACTGACCCAATGTATGCTATTCCCAAAATGGTTGAAGACATTGATAACTACTCCCACCATCCTGTGAAAACTCACCAACACGAtactatttttattggttggtaaAGATCTCAGGACGGGTAGGCTAAGCTTAATTGTGATGAAGCATACAAGGAATCCTTGGGTCTAGCCGGTTGTGGTGGTCTATTTTGGAACTCAGATGGTAGATGGCTTAAAGGGTACACTCGCAAAATCGAAAATTGTGACGCGCTTTGGGCTGAAATGTGGGAAATGTACTTGGGAATGCAGTTTGCTTAGAGACATGGTTTCCACCATCTTCAAGTGGAAAGTGACTCAAAAACTATGGTTGACATGATCACAGGGAAAATTAATATCAATGGCAATTCGTCCACCTTGGTGCGCCGTATACATGAGCTCTTAAAGTTGAATTGGCTGGTGCATTTCAATCATACATGGCGAGAAGGAAACACGAGTGCTGATTGGGTACCTAATCTTAATTTTTCTATATACTATTTTAACATTCATGTTATGGATACACCTCCTAGTGAGGTCTCTAGCCTCcttttttatgacatttatGGGGCTAGCATTCCTAGAAACATTCATGTAACTTTGTAGTTCTTTTCGTTTTCTGTACGTCAGCCCTCTTTTATTACCCAAATTTTTTTACTCTTTCCATTTCTTTTTGAGTGTCATCTTATATTACTCCAATTAATTAAGtgatttttttgagttttttttttattctattgtaCCTTCATTTTAattcaccaatatttttttttgtgtgtataaAGAGTCTCTTTTTCCAATAAACATGATCTTAACTATTATTATAGGGAATCAAATTTAGTTTTATGGAAGTTTAAGTTTttacataacaaaaacaaacgaacTTTGTTTAAAAGAAGCTttgtataaaaagaaaattatttttagttttattaaaaaggaGTAACTAGGTGTAATTGAGAAAAAAGTATCAACGACAAATTATACCAATAAACTATCAAAATGGCAGCTaaatagaaacaacaaaaatatactcAAACGACactaaaaataaacataaggaaTATAACACACACATATGGTGTGGGCGAAAAGCActtttaataatgataataaataaaccAAACGATTGAAATCAAGTAGTTACTGAGCTTCACACGAATAATATGTGTTTGATTCctggtgaaaaaaaaaacataaaaagataattaatataACTATGACTATttcttttatcattatttttattataaaatatttcatattcATAACATCTATGTGGAAATATTTAATAAGGAATAAAGTCATTATGACCTCTAATTTTAGTTTACAAAATCTTGTTATAGAGAGTTTTGTTGGAAAAACCAAGATTATAAGTAACCAAAATATTGACAACAATAGCCAAGAAGACATGAAGAAAGGAgtaaattttgcattttcagGTGCTAGTGCACTTAAAAAGATTTATTTCGCTCGTCGTGGAATCATAGAACCACAAACAGATCATTCATTGAGTGTGCAATTTGAGTGGTTTAAGAAACTAAAGCCATTCATGTGTAAAAGCAAAAAAGGTTTCATTATAACTCCCtacatattttgtttgttttaaatatataaatcttcCTCATGAAATAACACAATTTTTGTTATGATGTGTGGCAGAATGCACTAGCTACttcaaaaaatcattgtttatagTGGGAGAGATTGGTGGGAATGATGTTCTACAGTATATCTCATCTAAAAAGtttacaaaaataagaaaagttgTTCCCTATTTGGTTGAATCAATTACACATACCACCATCGTATGTTATATCAACTTTAAGTACTTGAATGTCTTCTTTAACCATAAAAACTAAGCTCCATTAAATATATgacaaaatgaatattattctTGGCTAAATGTaatagtgatttttttcttctattttttttatcttcagtCATTAATCAAAGAAGGAGCCGTGGAGCTAGTGATTCCTGGAAACTTTCCAATTGGGTGTAATGCTGGTGTGTTGACAAATTTGATTAGTACGAAGAAAGAAGACTATGATGAACTTGGGTGCCTGATAGCTTACAATGCTTTCGCCGAATACTACAATGAACAACTTAAAAATTCTATAGAGACATTAAGACATAAATACCCTCAAGCTAAGATAATATATTTTGACTACTACAACAATCTCAAACGTTTATATCAAACACCACAGCAATATGGTGTGTTGAGTTACtattatattttcttgtttattttaccataatttatttttgtcaaattcatTAAACGTCATTTTATGTAAATTAATGATGCAGGTTTTATTTCTGATAAGGAAGAGATTTTGAAAGCATGTTGTGGAGGAAGTGGACCATACCATGTTAATCTTGAAATATTTTGTGGAACGGGTAGCTCAACAGTTTGCCCCGACccttcaaaatatataaattgggATGGCTCACACTTAACTGAAGCATCATATAAGTTAATAGCAAAGGGACTAGTTGAAGGCCCTTTTGCAAATCCTTCCCTTAAAACTCCTCTTTTCAATATAGCTTAGAATTGGTTAAGAAAAAAGTTGCACTTCATACATCATTTTACCAAAAGTGGTTGGATATAGTAGTACAATGGGCTAGTCTCCTACAACATGGAAATCAATGTTCGAATCTAGACCGAGAGATGTGCCTATATTGAGTATCAAAGAGTGTTTTCAATATGATTTACCTTCAGCGGAGGAAACCTATGGAAGCTAAAACAAATCATGAAGAAAATATTACTTTACTTTTCGCATGATATGTAATCTCATTGTGATTTAGTTCTTTACtccaaatataatttatgaatAACATGCTTATCTACTACTATTACTTTCAAATTGTTGATTGTCATTACCAAATTTTATACAttcaattctaaaataaaatcatacacacatttattttatacttgTTTTGgcttttctaaattaaaaaattaataattatacgTGTTGCTCTCCCCGATCTATCTAGTTGAAAATTCTtctattttttgaacaaacctTTAGGACGTCAcaaaattagttgttttttaaatatattcacTCATGTTTAGTCATATCCTCAATAATGGTGAAAATGAGATTGGACATTTCTACATAAAAGCATTATATCATAACATATATCACATTTATATCAAGTAGCACATAAGAATACTAGAAAATTCGATTTTAGCGACGGCTGGCATCTGTAGCAAATGAGGCTACCTACAATCCGCCGAAGAGGTTTTTCTGACGGATTTTGCAACACAGACAAAATCCATGGTAATATTGGGGGTCGGAGAAAGTTAGTGAGGGAAAATCAAATCTGCACTCTCTGGGGCGGTTTTCATTTGGTCGCAAACAGCAAAACTCCAACGCTAAACCTCCCTTAATATGGATATTTGAAACCGAGATTTTCGTCACAAAATTTCAACGCAATAAATATCCGTCACAAATTTCTAAGGGAAAAAATTGTTGCCAATTTCTGAGAGAATAGTCCCGTTGCTAAATTTCTGCGAATTTGATTAGTGTCACAGTTAAGGCCGACGCTACATTGAAAGACAAAAATTTTGCCACTTTTAGATTTTTTGTTGCAAAtagtatttgttttttcttccttaaaatTAGTTTAGGAAATTTCTCAATTCTTTCTCAAAacacttttgaaatataagACAAGGTGAACCACAAATAtcaaaacttttaagaaaacaaaatacgataaaaatcacattcatattttataaaaaactttttcgGTTGCATTCACAAGAATAACACTACTTTTCTTTtgcatcaaaatatattaaaataattactaaTAGTATTATAACATTTACTTGAAAGTAAAAGTTATATTCAAATTCTCAAAATAATAGGATAAATAATCAAGTAGGTGGACACTGATGTTGATCCTAACTCGAAGGATGATGTCGATAAGGAGGTAGATGTGAATGACCTTGTGAAAAAACTCCATGAATTTCAGGAACTGCTATCGGAGCAAACGTTAATCCTCCTGTGACTGCTCTCGAACTAAACGTGACTCCTCCTGTGATGCACAAATCAATTCCTCATTAGTCTTCAGCCGCTCCTTGAGTTCCATGTTTTCAGCTGACATTTTAGATATTGCAGTCCTCATATGCTCATATTCAGATGGTGAGATAACGTCAGATGATCTGGATGAAGAAGGCTCGTATTTTCCTGCCTTTACTCCCAAACCATATATGCGTCCTTTCTTGTTGACTACTCCAACTACGTCTAAGAAGATGAAGTTCTCTGACTGATGGTCATTAGACACATCATCCCGCTCTGTTTACTGTGAGTTCCTTTCAAAAATCCATCTTTCATATTCATCCTACAAAATTAGAGTTCGTCTTAATTCTTACgtacaaaaatatgaaattaaattaattattacaaTTACCTTAATTAAATTCATACATAAACCAACCAATAACaacttaaacaaattaaaactagCTTTTAATTAATAACTAAGTTATCATGACTTCTTTCCAAGTGAAGAAACATAAGATTATCATGTTCAAATGTCAGAGAACCTGATAAACAATAATAAGCACGCATAACATTAAAACTATAGCACAAAAGCAGGCAACATAAAATAACATACATGAttagataacaaaaaaaaaaattatagcacaTGATGACAGAGTTATAGTATAGAAGCATGCATCAATACAGATGACGACAATTATAAATACTAAATTTAAAGCATTTCCAATTACCTTGACTATCCACCAGCATACCAAGTCCACATAAGGATATAActaattctaaaaaaaagttcaattgttttatgtttatttgaCAAAAGACTAGAAATGATAATCTCATTGAATTGTAACTTACAACAACCATCTGAGATTTGGAGAATACCCACTTTGATGGATCACCTTTCATTTTGTGTGTCTTTTGATACACCTCCCAGCAGCTTGGAGTCATGTTTGAATCAGTTTTCTATAGtacaaaataaatagattattattattattattattattattattattattttaaatcacTGTGCTTTACtgcaaatataatttgtttacttACTAATCTTTTAGAATGCTCGGCAGTTAATTAGAATTGACCCAAAAGTGTGCAATGGACCATCAGAGAATCTTCTATTTTGCTTATTAACTTCTGCCCTGTCCTTCCATTTACTATCTTCCcaattttgttccaatttttcACGCAATTCAATAGGGATCCATTCGCCTTTGTCTATTCCTTTTCGTACCCGATACAATGTATTTTGGTACCCATTAGACGCCTTATGATAATAAGTCTCCTTTATATCTTGTTCATGCTCAGGAAACCACTTATATATCCTCTGCAATACAAGCAATGTAAATAATATAGGATAAATTGAACATCAAACTAGGAGCTGCAAAGCAATTGAACCCGTAGGACTTACACCGCAAATATTGTACCTTCTTTTCAATATTAACTACTAGACTAATAGAATACCTTGCCTCCACATTTTGTAAGAGGAATTAGTGGTGGAACTAAATTTTAGTTGAGAACTGTTGCAAATTCGATGAGAAaactcacaccaataacaaactttatgtgtggagcaagtgataatcagacaaccaaaatcaaagtgtatggaacaattgtaaacacaagccaaaagtagaaaacatcAACGagagaaaaggaagagagaacacaaaagaactttttgacccagttcggtccaaattgacctagtctgggggagagagcagccctccgtttcactatatgacgagtaacgttacaaaagagatatcaatgggttacaagaataagtctcccgcctaattctacccaaagtcccagcctcttctcgtaaccaagagactcaatcctaatagtgtttcccaaggtgaatcaaccctcaaaacctagtgtttgttccaaagagacaaactctatacaaaccctagttttgttgttgcctttctaaacccttgtttcagccctctctctctctctctctctctctctctctcaaagtttgctctgatacaaggtctatatttatagtgaaagtaatcccttaaaaaactgaaacaaatcttcaataaaaatacgttttatttttatctttaatcGCACTATCGTGGCACAATTCGATCCAATCGTGGCACAATTTTTTCAGTGATTGCTCCAGAATCTTGCTTCAACAATCGTTGCACGAagcttctccatcgtggcacgattcttcagaattctgattttaagttaactctcacaattctccaccttgacttcaaatcagtgatgatgccAATCATCAACCTCCTTGCTGCTCtttcccttgcttcccactaatccaagtagctccacaagtttacacctCTTAACCCCTTCAGCCCTCGaaatgtcttccgccttctcgaaggtccttgcagtccaactacactaggagttttaggtagtcccacaagcattcaccttaacctcttcagccatcggaaCGTCTTCTGTCTTCTCGAAgagtccttgcagtccaactacactaggagttttaggtagtcccacaagcattcaccataacatcttcaacgcaggacatctcccgcttccttgaaggtcaccttgcatccaatcacccttggccttcttttagagtaatcccgcaagccgtgctatacattcttcaacctcatgaagaaatcccttgctcgccatagagcatagcacccaaggtcCTTCATAGTTGTACCATTACCGTtgtgttcaactccacctcatgctgagcgtactctacctcaactagaaaatgcgtacatcccactatgtcttcaacctttaaactccacctcaacaggtagatcatgagtattcttaccaccgcctctccaggctgatgttgagtgtttaacgtctctccagacgatCACCGTTCCACTAGGCATCAAGcccaaggtgagacacatcaccttcttcatcctccaaacaacaccacaccatcagagcacccGCATCCTCAAGACGCAACTTAATGTTCtccaaatcaccaatgattttgttgaactccacAAGTAGCCCCATGATAGCCTTTGACTttaccatcttgaatgagtaaagttgttgctttaggactttccgatgagccaaagactttgtcatatacaaatattcaaactttgACCACATCGATGTCGCGGTTGTTTCCTTTGCTGCTTCTCTCGAAACTTTATacccgaggcacaagacaatggcactcctggccttgtccaccatctcggtgtTCTCCGCTCgtgacatggtgaccggtaacgaaccttcacccttcaaagctttctcacacttctGCTGTATTAACAatgcttccatctttaccttccataacccaaaatcgttatctccggtgaacttctcaatatcccacttcgaACCCATGATACTTGATTATCCTTTGAcctttgccccacggtgggcgccaattgttgcgaattcgatgagaaaactcacaccaataacaaacttgatgtgtggagcaagtgataatcaggaaaccaaaatcaaagtgtatggaacaattataaacacaagccaacAGTAGAAAACAACAGCAagagaaaaggaagagagaacacagaagaatttgttgacccagttcggtccaaattgacctagtctgggggagagagcagccctccgtttcactatatgatgagtaacgttacaaaagagatatcaacgggttacaagaataagtctcccgcctaattctacccaaagtcccagcctcttcccgtaaccaagagactcaatcctaatagtgtttcccaaggtgaatcaaccctcaaaacctagtgtttgttccaaagagacaaactctatacaaaccctagttttgttgttgcctttctaaacccttgtttcagctctctctctctctctctctctctctctctctctctctctctctctctctctctcaaagtttgctctgatacaaggtctatatttatagtgaaagtaatcccttaaaaaactgaaacaaatcttcaataaaaatacgttttatttttatcttcaatcGCACCATCGTGGCACAATTCGATCCAATcatggcacgatttttccagtgatTGCTCCAGAATTTTTCTTCAACAATCGTGGCACGAagcttctccatcgt
It encodes:
- the LOC25490884 gene encoding GDSL esterase/lipase At5g45910, with protein sequence MGKFSAEYYVAVGRREQHQFWLNKWTPSGTSLMSITNQTNIDTTFSVKDVVIALPAPNYTDGPDNTVWGGTNTRKFTIQSAYESLNNRAQSIEGEWKALWSWKGPHRIQTFMWMAAHERLLANYRRSKWGVGISTTCSGCDKNNETTIHVLRDFPIATQTWISLQNLVIESFVGKTKIISNQNIDNNSQEDMKKGVNFAFSGASALKKIYFARRGIIEPQTDHSLSVQFEWFKKLKPFMCKSKKECTSYFKKSLFIVGEIGGNDVLQYISSKKFTKIRKVVPYLVESITHTTISLIKEGAVELVIPGNFPIGCNAGVLTNLISTKKEDYDELGCLIAYNAFAEYYNEQLKNSIETLRHKYPQAKIIYFDYYNNLKRLYQTPQQYGFISDKEEILKACCGGSGPYHVNLEIFCGTGSSTVCPDPSKYINWDGSHLTEASYKLIAKGLVEGPFANPSLKTPLFNIA